In Rhodoligotrophos defluvii, a genomic segment contains:
- the argB gene encoding acetylglutamate kinase, with protein MSIPDTEHVSREIQAHILSEALPFMQRYDGQTVVVKYGGHAMGDETLARQFARDMVQLKLSGIHPIVVHGGGPQIGKMLDRLQIKSTFQDGLRITDQATVEIVEMVLAGSINKQVVASIQQEGGRAIGISGKDGNLMMARRLTRTKRDPDSNIERIVDLGFVGEPETVNPEILNVITASDAIPVIAPIGTSRSGGTFNINADTFAGAIAVATQAKRLLLLTDVEGVLDKDKTLIRELTLEEAQRLVQDGTASGGMIPKIETCVAVVEKGVEGAVILDGRVPHIVLLELFTPYGVGTRISRTGEG; from the coding sequence ATGAGCATACCCGACACGGAGCACGTCTCCCGCGAAATCCAGGCCCACATCCTTTCAGAGGCGCTGCCCTTCATGCAGCGCTATGATGGCCAGACGGTCGTGGTAAAATATGGCGGCCATGCCATGGGCGACGAGACCTTGGCGCGGCAGTTCGCGCGCGACATGGTGCAGCTCAAGCTCAGCGGCATCCACCCCATTGTCGTCCATGGCGGCGGGCCGCAGATCGGGAAGATGCTGGACCGGCTGCAGATCAAGTCGACCTTTCAGGACGGCTTGCGAATAACCGATCAGGCTACGGTCGAGATCGTCGAGATGGTGCTGGCCGGCTCCATCAACAAGCAGGTGGTGGCCAGCATCCAGCAGGAAGGCGGCCGTGCGATCGGTATTTCCGGCAAGGACGGCAACCTGATGATGGCACGCCGCCTGACCCGTACGAAGCGGGACCCGGATTCCAATATCGAACGGATCGTGGACCTGGGCTTTGTCGGCGAGCCCGAGACCGTCAATCCCGAGATCCTGAATGTCATCACCGCGAGCGACGCCATCCCGGTTATCGCGCCGATCGGCACCTCGCGCTCGGGCGGGACGTTCAACATCAACGCCGATACCTTCGCCGGCGCCATCGCCGTCGCCACCCAAGCCAAGCGCCTGCTGCTCTTGACCGACGTGGAAGGCGTGCTCGACAAGGACAAGACGCTGATCCGCGAGCTCACGCTGGAGGAAGCGCAGCGGCTGGTTCAGGACGGTACCGCCTCCGGCGGCATGATCCCGAAGATCGAGACTTGCGTGGCGGTGGTCGAGAAGGGGGTCGAGGGGGCCGTCATTCTCGATGGCCGCGTGCCGCACATCGTACTGCTCGAGCTGTTCACGCCCTACGGGGTCGGCACCCGCATCAGCCGCACAGGCGAGGGATGA
- the dapE gene encoding succinyl-diaminopimelate desuccinylase — translation MPALDPVALLQALIRERSVTPDSAGALDRVEDVLSSLGFRCWRLPFQSPDMAEVDNLFARLGEASPHFCFAGHVDVVPPGDESRWTHPPFAGMIDDGVIYGRGAVDMKGSVAAFCAAVSSFIGKQGADFGGSISLLITGDEEGPAVDGTVKVLEWMAAHGHRPDACLVGEPSCSEALGDTLRIGRRGSLHARLTVFGRQGHVAYPHKADNPIPKLVRMLDRLASHRLDDGNAYFEPSTLAITSVDVGNTVENVIPDRAHAAINIRYNSEHSRAGLEHWITAVCDQVKSEMGGEYRLAFSSNADSFVTEPGALVDLVAGAIAECTGVTPALSTGGGTSDARFVKDYCPVVEFGPVNATIHQTDERIPAAELAATTRIYERILERYFQR, via the coding sequence ATGCCCGCGCTCGATCCGGTTGCCTTGCTCCAGGCGCTGATCCGCGAGCGGTCGGTCACGCCCGACAGCGCGGGAGCCCTGGACCGGGTCGAGGACGTCTTGAGTTCACTCGGCTTCCGCTGCTGGCGGCTGCCGTTCCAGTCGCCAGACATGGCTGAGGTGGACAACCTGTTCGCCCGGCTGGGCGAGGCCTCGCCCCATTTCTGCTTCGCCGGCCATGTGGACGTGGTGCCGCCAGGAGATGAAAGCCGCTGGACCCACCCGCCCTTCGCCGGGATGATCGATGACGGCGTGATCTATGGGCGCGGCGCTGTGGACATGAAGGGCTCGGTCGCGGCCTTCTGCGCGGCGGTATCCTCGTTCATCGGCAAGCAGGGCGCCGATTTCGGCGGCTCGATCAGCCTGTTGATCACCGGCGACGAGGAGGGGCCCGCCGTCGACGGCACCGTGAAAGTGCTGGAATGGATGGCAGCTCATGGCCACAGGCCCGATGCTTGCCTCGTCGGGGAGCCGAGTTGCAGCGAGGCACTGGGCGACACGCTGCGGATCGGCCGCCGGGGCAGCCTCCACGCGCGGTTGACGGTATTCGGCCGGCAAGGCCATGTCGCCTACCCTCACAAGGCCGACAACCCCATCCCCAAGCTCGTGCGCATGCTGGACCGGCTGGCCAGCCATCGCCTTGATGACGGCAACGCCTATTTCGAGCCGTCGACCCTGGCCATCACCTCGGTGGACGTGGGCAACACGGTGGAGAACGTCATTCCCGACCGGGCGCACGCCGCAATCAACATCCGCTACAACAGCGAGCATAGCCGAGCCGGCCTCGAGCATTGGATCACCGCGGTTTGCGACCAAGTGAAGTCCGAGATGGGCGGGGAGTATCGTCTCGCGTTCTCCTCCAACGCCGACAGCTTCGTGACCGAGCCCGGTGCCCTCGTCGACCTGGTGGCAGGCGCCATCGCCGAGTGCACCGGCGTGACCCCGGCGCTGAGCACGGGCGGAGGCACCTCGGATGCCCGTTTCGTGAAGGACTACTGCCCGGTCGTCGAGTTCGGCCCCGTCAACGCCACCATCCACCAGACGGACGAGCGCATTCCGGCGGCCGAGCTTGCGGCGACGACGCGCATCTACGAACGGATATTGGAGCGCTATTTCCAGCGGTAA
- a CDS encoding ABC transporter ATP-binding protein gives MSPIIEISHLSKTYASGFQALKDISLEIRRGEIFALLGPNGAGKTTLISIICGLVQPSGGTVTVGGHDISNYRITRSMIGLVPQELTTDAFETVWATVSFSRALFGRKRNPALIEQILKDLSLWEKRNSKILTLSGGMKRRVMIAKALSHEPKILFLDEPTAGVDVELRQDMWQLIRHLRQSGVTIILTTHYIEEAEDMADRIGVINRGELILVEDKAELMRKLGRKQLTLHLNGPLDAIPPALAGYDLDLANEGRDLVYTYDSQGTRTGITTLLQALSAAGITFKDLETTQSSLEEIFVNLVHSAK, from the coding sequence ATGTCGCCGATCATCGAGATTTCGCACCTGTCGAAGACCTATGCCAGCGGGTTCCAGGCGCTCAAGGACATCAGTCTGGAAATCCGCCGCGGGGAGATCTTCGCGCTGCTCGGGCCCAATGGCGCCGGCAAGACCACGCTGATCAGCATCATCTGCGGCCTGGTGCAGCCAAGCGGTGGCACCGTCACCGTGGGCGGCCACGACATCTCCAACTATCGGATCACCCGGTCGATGATCGGCCTGGTGCCCCAGGAGCTGACCACGGATGCGTTCGAGACGGTATGGGCGACCGTCAGCTTCAGCCGCGCCTTGTTCGGGCGCAAGCGCAACCCCGCGCTCATCGAGCAGATCCTCAAGGACCTTTCGCTCTGGGAGAAGCGCAACAGCAAAATCCTCACCCTCTCGGGCGGCATGAAGCGGCGGGTGATGATTGCCAAGGCGCTGTCGCACGAGCCGAAGATCCTGTTCCTCGACGAGCCCACCGCCGGTGTCGACGTGGAGCTGCGCCAGGACATGTGGCAGCTGATCCGGCACCTGCGCCAGAGCGGCGTCACCATCATCCTCACCACCCATTATATCGAGGAAGCGGAGGACATGGCCGACCGCATCGGCGTGATCAACCGCGGCGAGCTCATCCTGGTGGAGGACAAGGCCGAGCTCATGCGCAAGCTGGGCCGCAAGCAGCTGACCCTGCACCTGAATGGGCCGCTCGATGCGATACCTCCCGCGCTTGCAGGCTACGACCTCGACCTGGCAAACGAAGGACGGGACCTGGTCTATACCTACGATTCCCAGGGCACCCGCACCGGCATCACCACACTGCTGCAGGCGCTGAGTGCAGCCGGCATCACCTTCAAGGACCTCGAAACCACGCAAAGCTCCCTCGAAGAGATCTTCGTCAACCTGGTGCATTCGGCCAAATGA
- a CDS encoding ABC transporter permease gives MNLTAVAAIYRFEMARTFRTLLQSVVSPVISTSLYFVVFGAAIGSHIPRVEGVTYGAFIVPGLIMLSLLTQSVSNASFGIYFPKFTGTIFELLSAPVSYFEAVLGYVGAAATKSIMIGLIILATANLFVPLHIAHPVWMLAFLVLTAVTFSLFGFIIGIWADNFEKLQLIPLLVITPLTFLGGSFYSIDMLPESWRTVALLNPVVYLVSGFRWSFFEVADVQVGISLAMTLLFLIICLAIIWWIFKTGYRLRS, from the coding sequence ATGAACCTGACCGCAGTCGCAGCGATCTACCGTTTCGAGATGGCGCGGACCTTCCGCACTCTGCTCCAGAGCGTCGTCTCGCCGGTGATCTCAACCTCGCTCTATTTCGTGGTGTTCGGCGCAGCCATCGGCTCGCATATTCCGCGGGTTGAAGGCGTGACCTACGGCGCCTTCATCGTCCCCGGGCTGATCATGCTGTCGCTTCTAACCCAAAGCGTCTCCAACGCCTCCTTCGGCATCTACTTCCCGAAGTTCACCGGCACGATCTTCGAGCTGCTGTCGGCGCCGGTCTCCTATTTCGAGGCGGTGCTCGGCTATGTGGGCGCGGCGGCCACCAAGTCGATCATGATCGGGCTGATCATCCTCGCAACGGCCAATCTGTTCGTGCCGCTCCACATCGCTCATCCCGTATGGATGCTCGCCTTCCTCGTGCTGACCGCCGTGACCTTCAGCCTGTTCGGCTTTATCATCGGCATCTGGGCCGACAATTTCGAGAAGCTTCAGCTCATCCCGCTGCTGGTGATCACCCCGCTCACCTTTTTAGGCGGCAGCTTCTATTCCATCGACATGCTGCCTGAGAGCTGGCGGACGGTGGCCCTGTTGAACCCCGTGGTCTACCTGGTCAGCGGCTTCCGCTGGAGCTTCTTCGAGGTGGCCGACGTGCAGGTCGGCATCAGCCTCGCCATGACCCTGCTGTTCCTCATCATATGCCTGGCGATCATCTGGTGGATATTCAAGACAGGCTACCGGTTGCGATCGTGA
- the dapD gene encoding 2,3,4,5-tetrahydropyridine-2,6-dicarboxylate N-succinyltransferase encodes MYHDRIKTIVEDAFEQRDTVNAGTTGDIRAAVDSALDLMDAGVLRVATPGPGGWTVHEWLKKAVLLSFRLYDMSPIAGGPGGASWWDKVPSKFNGWSEAEFRTAGFRAVPNCVVRRSAFIAPNVVLMPCFVNLGAYVDSGTMIDTWATVGSCAQIGKNCHISGGVGIGGVLEPLQAAPVIIEDNCFIGARSEVAEGVVVGEGSVLSMGVYLGASTKIIDRETGEVFMGRVPPYSVVVPGSTGGKSLPDGSPGPSLYCAVIVKRVDERTRSKTSINELLRT; translated from the coding sequence ATGTACCACGACCGCATCAAGACCATCGTTGAAGACGCCTTCGAGCAGCGCGATACGGTGAATGCCGGCACGACCGGCGACATTCGCGCCGCGGTCGACTCGGCCCTCGATCTCATGGACGCGGGCGTGCTGCGCGTGGCAACGCCCGGCCCGGGGGGCTGGACCGTGCATGAATGGCTCAAGAAGGCGGTGCTCCTGTCGTTCCGCCTCTATGATATGAGCCCGATTGCGGGCGGTCCGGGCGGGGCAAGCTGGTGGGACAAGGTGCCCTCCAAGTTCAACGGCTGGAGCGAGGCGGAATTCCGCACCGCCGGGTTCCGCGCCGTGCCGAACTGCGTGGTCCGGCGGTCGGCCTTCATCGCGCCGAACGTGGTGCTGATGCCCTGCTTCGTGAATTTGGGCGCCTATGTGGATAGCGGCACCATGATCGACACCTGGGCGACCGTCGGCTCCTGTGCGCAGATCGGCAAGAACTGCCACATCTCGGGCGGCGTGGGCATTGGCGGGGTGCTCGAGCCGCTGCAGGCCGCACCCGTGATCATCGAAGACAACTGCTTCATCGGCGCCCGTTCCGAAGTCGCCGAAGGCGTGGTCGTCGGCGAGGGCTCGGTGCTTTCCATGGGCGTCTATCTCGGCGCCTCCACCAAGATCATCGACCGGGAGACGGGTGAGGTCTTCATGGGCAGGGTGCCGCCCTATTCGGTGGTGGTGCCCGGCAGCACAGGCGGCAAGTCGCTTCCCGACGGCAGCCCGGGACCGAGCCTCTACTGCGCCGTGATCGTCAAGCGGGTGGACGAGCGCACCCGCTCCAAGACCTCCATCAACGAGCTTCTGAGAACCTGA
- a CDS encoding SDR family NAD(P)-dependent oxidoreductase, with the protein MNLKDKVAVVTGAGSGLGRASARTLAEAGCRIAAFDLSGERLDALKDELGSAAHTAVVDVADDGSVKAGIDGALNAFGAIHLAVNCAGVADAAKTVSRGEPFPLATWSKVIGINLTGTFNVIRWAALAMTHNEPDGGEKGERGVIINTASGAAWQGQIGQAAYSASKAGVMGLTLPVARDLAQHRIRVVSIAPGLFDTAMVAGMPDTVSQSIIDRMILFPDRMGRPEEFASLVRHIAENSYINATTLNVDAGARMHPR; encoded by the coding sequence GGACAAGGTCGCGGTGGTTACCGGCGCGGGTTCCGGTCTTGGCCGCGCTTCGGCACGAACGCTCGCGGAGGCCGGCTGCCGAATCGCCGCCTTCGATCTCAGCGGCGAGCGCCTCGATGCGCTCAAGGACGAACTGGGCAGCGCCGCCCACACGGCGGTGGTGGACGTGGCGGACGATGGCAGCGTCAAAGCCGGTATCGACGGGGCTCTGAACGCGTTCGGCGCCATTCACCTGGCGGTGAACTGTGCCGGCGTGGCGGATGCCGCCAAGACGGTTTCGCGCGGCGAGCCTTTCCCGCTTGCCACCTGGAGCAAGGTGATCGGCATCAACCTCACCGGCACCTTCAACGTGATTCGCTGGGCGGCGCTGGCCATGACGCACAACGAGCCGGACGGTGGCGAAAAGGGTGAGCGCGGCGTCATCATCAACACCGCTTCGGGCGCGGCCTGGCAGGGGCAGATCGGGCAGGCCGCCTACAGCGCCAGCAAGGCGGGCGTCATGGGCCTGACCCTGCCGGTGGCCCGCGACCTCGCCCAGCACCGCATCCGGGTCGTGTCCATCGCGCCCGGCCTGTTCGATACGGCCATGGTGGCGGGCATGCCGGACACCGTCTCCCAATCCATCATCGACCGCATGATCCTGTTCCCCGACCGCATGGGGCGGCCGGAGGAGTTCGCAAGCCTCGTCCGCCACATCGCTGAAAACAGCTATATCAACGCCACGACCCTCAATGTCGACGCGGGGGCGCGCATGCATCCAAGATGA
- a CDS encoding pyrimidine 5'-nucleotidase produces the protein MNGQGQRRGFHHVSTWIFDLDNTLYPASCRLFDQIDVKMAAFIMDLLQVDHAEARRIQKGFFYEHGTTLRGLMLEHGVKPEDFLSFVHDIDHSAVVADERLCAALTGLPGRKYIFTNGTVAHAEKVMARIGIAGCFDDIFDIEAAEYLPKPNIESYRMMLKRHGLEPTRAAMFEDISRNLGPCHQLGMTTVLVTSPDNEDSAAIASRSGHGSDAPHIDYVTDDLSGFIDEIVRWRSSVDKMDTV, from the coding sequence ATGAACGGGCAAGGCCAACGCCGCGGTTTCCACCATGTGAGTACCTGGATCTTCGATCTGGACAACACCCTCTATCCGGCGAGCTGCCGGCTTTTCGACCAGATCGACGTCAAGATGGCGGCGTTCATCATGGACCTGCTGCAGGTGGACCACGCGGAAGCGCGCCGCATCCAGAAGGGGTTTTTCTACGAGCACGGCACCACCCTGCGCGGGCTGATGCTGGAGCACGGGGTGAAGCCGGAGGACTTCCTCTCCTTCGTGCACGATATCGACCATTCCGCCGTGGTCGCGGACGAGCGGCTGTGCGCGGCGCTCACCGGCCTCCCCGGCCGCAAATACATCTTCACCAACGGCACGGTCGCCCATGCGGAGAAGGTGATGGCGCGCATCGGCATCGCCGGCTGCTTCGACGACATATTCGACATCGAAGCCGCGGAATATCTGCCGAAGCCCAATATCGAGAGCTATCGCATGATGCTGAAGCGGCACGGGCTAGAGCCGACCCGTGCCGCCATGTTCGAGGACATCTCGCGCAATCTAGGGCCGTGCCATCAGCTCGGCATGACAACGGTGCTGGTCACCTCGCCCGACAACGAAGACAGCGCCGCGATCGCCTCCCGCTCCGGGCACGGCTCGGATGCGCCGCATATCGATTACGTGACCGATGACCTCTCGGGCTTCATCGACGAGATCGTGCGCTGGCGTTCCTCAGTCGACAAAATGGACACTGTTTAG
- the truA gene encoding tRNA pseudouridine(38-40) synthase TruA, giving the protein MPRYKLTIEYDGTPFGGWQRQENAPTVQEALEQAVLSMTGESVTVIGAGRTDAGVHALGQVAHVDLARAFPGERLRGGLNFHLRPAPIAVLGAESVDDNFHARFSAIRRHYLYRIVNRRSPLVLDRDRAWHVARPLDVAAMHAAARHLIGKHDFTTFRSAHCQSASPVKTLDLLSVSRSGEIVEIRTNARSFLHNQVRSMVGSLKLVGEGSWTPADMAAALQARDRAACGMVAPPWGLYLTQVDYPPAPVSE; this is encoded by the coding sequence ATGCCGCGTTACAAGCTCACCATCGAGTATGACGGAACGCCGTTCGGCGGCTGGCAGCGACAGGAGAATGCCCCCACCGTTCAGGAGGCGCTGGAACAGGCCGTCTTGAGCATGACCGGGGAAAGCGTGACGGTGATCGGGGCTGGCCGCACCGACGCGGGCGTTCATGCGCTGGGGCAAGTGGCGCATGTGGACCTTGCCCGCGCCTTTCCCGGAGAGCGCCTGCGCGGCGGGCTCAACTTTCATCTGCGGCCGGCGCCGATCGCTGTGCTTGGCGCCGAGTCCGTCGATGACAATTTCCACGCGCGGTTCTCGGCCATACGGCGGCACTACCTGTACCGGATCGTCAACCGCCGCAGCCCCCTCGTGCTCGATCGTGACCGCGCCTGGCACGTGGCGCGGCCGCTCGACGTGGCGGCGATGCATGCGGCCGCACGGCATCTCATCGGCAAGCATGACTTCACCACGTTCCGCTCCGCCCATTGCCAATCGGCATCGCCTGTCAAGACATTGGATCTACTTTCCGTGAGCCGTTCCGGCGAGATCGTCGAAATTCGCACGAATGCGCGGTCGTTTCTGCACAACCAAGTGCGATCCATGGTGGGCAGCCTGAAACTGGTTGGCGAAGGCAGCTGGACCCCCGCAGACATGGCCGCCGCCCTCCAAGCCAGGGACAGGGCGGCCTGCGGCATGGTGGCACCACCCTGGGGCCTCTATCTCACCCAGGTCGACTATCCCCCAGCGCCGGTCAGCGAATGA